In Phaeodactylum tricornutum CCAP 1055/1 chromosome 10, whole genome shotgun sequence, a single genomic region encodes these proteins:
- a CDS encoding predicted protein, with amino-acid sequence MVKTKTRVGVLMRESLKGKTASSNAFPNLVTLSERYDTWCKQVRGLIVALQQHHAVMGQIEKTRANLSKHFAALSVKTPIHEATGMLPSADRPSSTVNSYASIHDTLSAKTQSYVAKYQQFVIDYAVEWEKVVVTRVGNGLKVVQDLRRDLDHYQKKVEAMRLSVNQAMSKGKNVKADTAERLKRNEEKLISAKQTFNKSATDLCILMEEVTERSWRDLHPLLLKCAQFDMTLASDESSILSGLNAVVSALKEVATAQGLSPQPRLKDLAGVKPELLSTRPGGVSGLMIEAGAAMGGELGSGTAFGGYDSMAQPPGSVALQGMGGYPVSITDSMSQPGFPSDHSAPMRSDSIGSFASAPPMSNPSLYNGSNGYNNSGSVDPLSTLGMLTLSGSAAPPPTMEDVYAASRSAPSSGNLPPLGPSYSNYSVRSASYNDMDSMSNYSAPAPMGSPPPPPNMPPPPPPGPAYDAYPPQQAAWSAEPPPAYAYAPAPVAYQQYPPPLPNSYGPPPTAANPFG; translated from the exons ATGGTGAAAACCAAGACCCGTGTGGGTGTGTTGATGCGTGAATCGCTCAAGGGCAAGACGGCGAGCAGTAATGCTTTCCCCAACCTCGTGACCCTCTCGGAGCGCTACGATACTTGGTGCAAGCAGGTCCGGGGGCTCATTGTCGCACTGCAGCAACACCACGCCGTCATGGGACAGATCGAAAAGACCCGCGCCAAT CTCTCCAAACACTTTGCggccttgtccgtcaagaCGCCGATTCACGAAGCGACAGGCATGTTGCCTTCCGCGGATCGTCCTTCCAGTACGGTCAATTCGTACGCTTCCATTCACGACACGCTGTCCGCAAAGACACAGTCTTACGTCGCCAAGTACCAACAGTTCGTGATTGATTACGCCGTGGAATGggaaaaagtcgtcgtcaCGCGGGTTGGCAACGGCTTGAAGGTCGTGCAAGATTTGCGTCGTGATTTGGATCACTACCAAAAGAAGGTTGAAGCCATGCGCTTGAGCGTTAACCAGGCCATGAGCAAGGGAAAAAACGTCAAAGCGGACACCGCGGAAAGACTCAAGCGCAATGAAGAAAAACTCATCTCGGCCAAGcaaactttcaacaagtcTGCAACCGATTTGTGCATCCTTATGGAAGAAGTTACGGAGCGTTCGTGGCGAGACTTGCATCCACTTTTGCTCAAGTGCGCCCAGTTCGATATGACCCTGGCTTCGGACGAGTCCAGCATTTTGTCTGGATTGAATGCGGTCGTGTCGGCTCTGAAAGAGGTCGCGACCGCCCAAGGATTGTCACCCCAACCCCGTCTCAAGGACCTGGCCGGAGTCAAGCCAGAACTCTTGTCGACCCGACCCGGAGGTGTCAGTGGATTGATGATTGAAGCGGGCGCTGCCATGGGAGGCGAACTGGGTTCGGGTACGGCATTCGGTGGATACGATAGTATGGCGCAGCCTCCAGGATCCGTGGCTCTGCAGGGGATGGGTGGCTACCCCGTGTCCATAACGGATTCCATGTCCCAACCAGGATTTCCTAGTGATCACTCTGCCCCAATGCGCTCCGATTCCATTGGAAGTTTTGCTTCGGCCCCGCCCATGTCCAATCCCTCCCTTTACAACGGCAGCAACGGCTACAACAACAGCGGCAGTGTCGATCCACTCTCGACCTTGGGTATGTTGACTCTTTCCGGCTCCGCCGCCCCACCTCCGACGATGGAAGACGTCTACGCCGCGTCCCGCTCGGCACCCAGCAGCGGAAACCTACCACCCCTCGGACCGTCCTACAGTAATTACAGTGTCCGTAGTGCCAGCTACAACGACATGGATTCCATGTCCAATTACAGTGCTCCGGCGCCAATGGGATCGCCTCCACCTCCACCCAACATGCCACCTCCTCCACCGCCGGGACCCGCGTACGACGCCTACCCACCGCAGCAAGCGGCTTGGTCGGCCGAGCCTCCGCCGGCCTATGCCTACGCCCCGGCTCCCGTGGCGTACCAACAGTACCCGCCACCGCTGCCCAACTCGTACGGACCGCCTCCTACCGCGGCCAATCCGTTCGGTTAA
- a CDS encoding predicted protein, whose amino-acid sequence MKPNCCKALLLLVLTAVGSFAFIPSTRSPQLPGRALQFLSMSEESTAESTKPPVPVKCPDCDLCDGSGRILGGIAVVLPWWPIKAYRPCPNFINRGGIYERSGQGLDEIAFGRDSTFRG is encoded by the coding sequence ATGAAGCCAAATTGCTGCAAAGCACTTCTTCTCTTGGTGCTGACGGCCGTTGGATCTTTCGCTTTCATACCTTCAACTCGTTCACCTCAGCTTCCGGGTCGGGCTTTGCAGTTCCTTTCCATGTCGGAGGAATCTACTGCGGAATCTACGAAGCCGCCGGTACCCGTCAAATGCCCCGACTGCGATCTCTGCGACGGCAGCGGCCGGATATTGGGAGGCATCGCCGTGGTATTGCCCTGGTGGCCCATTAAAGCCTACCGGCCCTGTCCCAACTTTATTAATCGTGGTGGAATCTACGAACGCAGCGGACAAGGATTAGACGAAATTGCCTTTGGTCGCGATTCGACTTTTCGAGGCTAA
- a CDS encoding predicted protein → MSTVARLVVLYGNGGLSDVGRHAVQAALERDDVAHVQVLTEHPELLNEPNWACGCSSAHSFSAEDKKRFTVAKVNSWNADELSKYFKDATAVVSCLGNRQPFVGHWVAFEGNNAVVHAMKEEKVARAVVLSSVGVEEDWPPLEFHFAGKVLAFLFLTFARSSFRDLTKMEQIYKGSDLDYLFVRPVGIGEEVVPIGSWCVQKEKYKDSVGLNMAKLDVARFMIEEALHPTRHRTALVVGGKLEGAGW, encoded by the coding sequence ATGTCCACCGTAGCTCGGCTCGTTGTCTTGTACGGGAATGGAGGCCTGTCGGACGTTGGTCGCCATGCGGTCCAGGCCGCATTGGAAAGGGACGATGTTGCCCACGTTCAAGTATTGACCGAACACCCCGAGCTCTTGAACGAGCCAAACTGGGCCTGCGGTTGCTCTTCGGCGCATTCGTTTTCCGCTGAAGACAAGAAAAGGTTCACTGTTGCCAAAGTGAATTCGTGGAATGCCGATGAACTGTCGAAGTACTTTAAAGATGCAACGGCGGTTGTATCCTGCCTTGGCAACCGACAACCATTTGTGGGTCATTGGGTTGCGTTTGAAGGTAACAATGCAGTTGTCCATGCTATGAAGGAGGAAAAGGTGGCACGTGCCGTTGTATTATCTTCGGTTGGCGTGGAGGAAGACTGGCCTCCGTTGGAGTTCCATTTCGCAGGCAAAGTTTTGGCTTTTTTATTTCTTACCTTTGCGAGATCCTCATTTCGAGATttgacaaaaatggaacaaATCTACAAGGGCTCCGACTTGGATTACCTATTTGTTCGTCCAGTCGGTATTGGGGAGGAAGTGGTCCCTATCGGATCCTGGTGCgtacaaaaagaaaaatacaaGGACTCTGTGGGATTAAATATGGCAAAGCTTGACGTAGCTCGTTTCATGATAGAAGAAGCCCTCCATCCAACGAGACACAGGACCGCTTTGGTGGTTGGAGGCAAACTTGAAGGTGCAGGGTGGTAG
- a CDS encoding hypothetical protein (Possibly contains domains similar to disease resistance proteins and apoptpsis/cell death proteins - but this model needs some serious work. Probably more than one gene product represented by this model. Seems to have arginine and serine rich domains but this might be non-coding. All the ests are closer to the 3' end.), whose amino-acid sequence MKGRPTLGSFRKRLSGRRTKDKEDEGGSVPRRPSTPPRSPNSRRSFSQDRPKSRSPVNSPNRPHNSRRSHSLNPSVEDAATNGGSEESVVSGSPSSTSSSRGGRSRDSRPNILQRMRERSRSRSRSRKRDVNTSSPKEMLVAVTSCRSDGYYNQKAPGSTSKLPRKAPTNLKLFHELAVGVKDAYAAVGATPRKLTEEEEARFKDEEKIGRTVLWDFVGNLDFLLALVDEVAVDTITRGALKDDSTFKGLRDVIKKGNRVLEEMLVRRERKYTLFFRLVQPHDRDQIDRMRSWNQKVEKAVGAVTGGRESLGESENDSDTNSISSNSSASVSSRAGVFSRGRQLLPTAGRVRSRRATPTPRLRKHRSQGDITEDDAGAAEDGFSTVSMAPDSAQSPKSSSSGGDGGGGMLPPAMRSGGQGNSHHPMASVEQVRPKDELVDVIRGLRVDKIRNQEGSSDKDLAELKPNWRPKAEIPPSVPKLPTEYVHRHRLMKQVVSCLLDENEPPKNEDGSLQNTIITCVTSRHGDKAGNGKSTLAIAVIQTVEVRERFPNGIAWLKLGRGPLSERDIRRLYEDLYRQLVVKQADIEGSVSEADTVNFHESFASTGSARTEPSETRIDRTVDRADSVRRFEGGDLEGIKEDLGRMLVRQKVLVCLDDVWRVEDAKWFIFETPSYSAPPRNSPYKILITTRTPSLLGAGAVQEVFVRILSEHEAVKLLLSTAGRRPYGGRNSTVFNQSKLIVKGCGNSPLGIILVGSMLREYNRNWNLTSPVWTGIFNQCSLNLEEAAQLRSFRNAFNRVVDTALFTIEDSFFRIALRRCFVYFAMGFRANDWMLSGIGIPQSIILKFFRVVIAAGPRNNDSVEPEVVLAKLENLKLIQRARHSVTLQITKPGTDSPSVSSHGKENGEASEKSESDWDDFDEIVKPPVQHCYTMHDSLKAVAELMAQRALPSFTPAEDQFTYFSDLIRHETDIGSGENRAWSAPLRFLFQHLSPQTSTSKSSSLTNEHVHELVVIALLGGGDGKALSKSSVSSVMKANQISMQLMEGGTKFEEYTMSFIIEHLMLSRSLSSTSELITDSEFVRRRVFALGIMEATGRQVADILDLRGFAGKGGAKRTANTLPSPTKDVQSPNIDRTVSEDKSESNLNFDVEEVLCAASRIIIDEVYKATNTMGSSDSLGMATCLATVGETLLKCRQPRDAMLRLEEAVSIYRGLLGPYHVYTAHALHSTAKALGKLGETRVALLKFAEAARIYEACNATLHYDSITNAQSLAALLVDIGDIRKAESMFEEVISMKRAVYGEFSVPVAKTINSYAILLAKHARMKDALRNYELAKSTYQKAPPALIVDPEFDVKCKYDVTLINLNIASIYSKKGDLQRALTCYEDGVTGLEQYEASMDEIRESDCVIDVTAKHSSHKHLVAALGRIGSLKLKLGDNEGALEAYLSLIEQVDEDSPIASYTEQAKAHIKCATIFRQRNGEKNRDESISHLKEALRMYKALYGNEHKDTTAISTSLKQWLAEDKQPPN is encoded by the exons ATGAAAGGTCGACCAACCTTGGGATCCTTTCGGAAACGACTGTCCGGTCGACGGACCAAGGACAAAGAGGATGAGGGAGGCAGCGTCCCACGACGTCCGAGCACCCCGCCGAGATCCCCGAATTCAAGGCGGTCCTTCAGTCAAGATCGTCCCAAAAGTCGCAGCCCGGTGAACAGTCCCAATCGACCTCACAACTCGCGTAGGTCACACAGTCTGAACCCTTCCGTTGAAGATGCAGCGACCAACGGTGGTAGCGAGGAATCGGTAGTCTCGGGGAGTCCTTCGTCCACTTCGTCATCCCGCGGGGGACGTAGTCGGGACTCTCGACCGAACATACTGCAACGCATGCGCGAACGTTCCCGGTCTCGGTCTCGTTCCCGCAAACGTGACGTTAACACTAGTAGTCCGAAAGAAATGCTCGTGGCCGTCACGTCCTGTCGCTCGGACGGCTACTACAATCAAAAGGCTCCGGGCTCGACGTCGAAACTACCGCGAAAGGCACCCACCAATCTCAAACTCTTCCACGAACTGGCGGTCGGCGTCAAGGATGCCTACGCGGCCGTCGGAGCGACCCCGAGAAAACTaaccgaggaagaagaagcaagattcaaagatgaagaaaagattggACGAACGGTTTTGTGGgatttcgttggcaatctcGATTTT CTGTTGGCTCTCGTGGACGAAGTTGCTGTGGATACCATCACTCGTGGAGCACTTAAAGATGATTCTACTTTTAAAGGACTCCGCGACGTTATCAAAAAGGGCAACCGTGTATTGGAAGAGATGCTAGTCCGCCGAGAACGCAAATACACTCTCTTTTTCCGGCTTGTACAACCCCATGATCGGGACCAAATTGACCGTATGCGCTCTTGGAACCAGAAAGTTGAAAAGGCCGTTGGTGCCGTCACGGGCGGACGCGAATCCTTGGGTGAATCAGAGAACGACAGCGATACGAACAGTATTTCGTCCAATTCGTCGGCATCCGTGAGTAGCCGCGCCGGGGTCTTCTCACGCGGACGACAGCTGTTGCCAACTGCTGGACGTGTGCGATCACGACGAGCGACACCCACCCCACGGCTACGTAAACACCGAAGTCAGGGGGACATCACGGAAGATGATGCCGGAGCGGCCGAAGACGGGTTTTCCACCGTCAGTATGGCACCCGACTCGGCACAGTCGCCGAAAAGCTCCTCATCGGGAGGCGATGGTGGTGGAGGTATGCTGCCACCAGCAATGCGTTCCGGAGGGCAAGGAAACTCTCACCATCCAATGGCTTCTGTCGAACAAGTGCGACCAAAAGATGAACTGGTGGACGTTATTCGCGGTTTGCGAGTTGACAAGATTCGTAATCAAGAAGGATCTTCCGACAAGGATCTAGCGGAACTCAAGCCGAACTGGCGACCCAAAGCGGAGATTCCTCCATCCGTACCCAAGCTTCCAACCGAGTACGTTCACCGACACCGATTGATGAAGCAGGTTGTTAGTTGTCTATTGGACGAGAACGAGCCCCCCAAAAACGAAGACGGCTCTCTCCAGAATACGATAATTACGTGCGTTACATCTCGGCACGGCGACAAAGCCGGGAATGGAAAATCAACTTTAGCAATTGCTGTCATTCAGACTGTTGAAGTCCGCGAACGGTTTCCGAATGGTATTGCTTGGCTCAAGCTGGGGCGAGGCCCTCTAAGCGAGCGAGACATTCGGCGCTTATACGAAGATTTATATCGACAGCTTGTTGTAAAACAAGCAGATATTGAGGGTTCCGTCTCGGAAGCCGATACTGTAAACTTCCACGAGTCATTTGCTTCCACTGGGTCTGCTAGAACAGAACCGTCAGAAACAAGGATTGATCGCACAGTAGACCGGGCCGACAGCGTTCGTCGCTTTGAAGGAGGGGATTTAGAAGGAATCAAGGAAGATCTAGGACGAATGCTTGTGCGCCAGAAAGTTTTAGTCTGCCTTGACGATGTATGGAGAGTGGAGGACGCCAAGTGGTTTATTTTCGAGACACCGTCGTATTCTGCACCGCCACGAAACAGCCCATACAAGATCTTGATAACGACTCGAACACCATCTTTGCTTGGGGCTGGAGCTGTTCAAGAAGTTTTCGTTCGAATTTTGTCTGAACATGAGGCAGTCAAGCTGCTCCTATCGACTGCAGGGCGGCGTCCATATGGTGGGCGAAATTCTACAGTATTCAATCAATCAAAACTTATTGTCAAAGGATGCGGCAACTCACCACTAGGGATTATTCTTGTGGGTAGCATGCTGCGCGAATACAACCGAAATTGGAATTTGACCTCACCTGTATGGACGGGCATCTTTAACCAGTGCAGTTTGAATCTTGAAGAAGCAGCCCAGCTCCGAAGTTTCAGGAACGCATTTAACCGAGTTGTCGATACTGCCCTTTTTACAATCGAAGACTCATTCTTCCGAATCGCGTTGCGACGATGTTTTGTATACTTCGCCATGGGTTTCCGGGCCAATGACTGGATGTTGTCAGGTATTGGGATCCCGCAATCCATTATCCTTAAGTTTTTTAGGGTTGTTATTGCAGCTGGTCCACGAAACAATGACTCTGTTGAGCCAGAAGTTGTTCTGGCAAAGCTGGAGAATTTAAAATTGATTCAGCGCGCGAGGCATTCCGTCACGCTGCAAATCACTAAACCTGGTACAGATAGTCCCTCGGTGTCGTCACACGGAAAAGAAAACGGTGAGGCATCAGAGAAGTCAGAATCTGACTGGGATGATTTCGATGAGATCGTGAAGCCGCCTGTCCAGCACTGTTATACCATGCACGATTCGCTAAAAGCTGTCGCAGAACTAATGGCACAGCGCGCATTGCCGTCGTTTACCCCTGCAGAAGATCAGTTCACTTACTTTTCCGATCTCATTCGGCACGAGACTGATATCGGATCCGGAGAAAATCGGGCTTGGTCGGCGCCATTGCGCTTTCTATTTCAACACCTGTCACCACAAACTTCAACCTCGAAGAGTAGTTCTCTCACAAATGAACATGTCCACGAGCTCGTAGTCATTGCGCTTCTTGGTGGGGGCGATGGGAAAGCGCTATCAAAGTCATCTGTTTCAAGTGTCATGAAAGCGAACCAAATTTCTATGCAGTTGATGGAAGGGGGTACCAAATTCGAAGAGTATACGATGTCGTTTATCATTGAGCATCTCATGTTGTCAAGGTCGCTTTCCAGCACATCCGAGCTCATAACCGATTCAGAGTTCGTTCGGCGTCGTGTATTTGCCCTTGGCATTATGGAAGCGACAGGACGTCAAGTGGCCGACATTTTGGATCTCCGTGGGTTTGCGGGCAAAGGAGGAGCGAAAAGAACAGCTAATACGCTGCCGTCACCTACAAAAGATGTGCAGTCTCCAAACATTGATCGAACCGTGTCCGAAGACAAAAGTGAATCAAACTTGAACTTCGACGTCGAAGAGGTGCTGTGCGCTGCCTCGCGCATCATCATCGACGAAGTCTACAAAGCAACGAATACAATGGGTTCGTCAGACTCCCTGGGCATGGCGACGTGTTTAGCAACAGTCGGAGAAACGCTCCTGAAATGCCGCCAGCCGCGTGATGCAATGCTGCGGTTGGAAGAAGCTGTCAGTATATATCGTGGGCTTCTCGGGCCGTACCATGTTTACACTGCACATGCACTGCACTCTACTGCAAAGGCTTTGGGCAAACTAGGAGAAACCCGTGTTGCACTGCTCAAATTTGCCGAGGCCGCCCGCATCTACGAAGCCTGCAACGCCACCCTTCACTATGATTCAATCACGAACGCCCAGTCCTTAGCCGCACTGCTTGTAGACATCGGTGACATACGGAAAGCCGAATCAATGTTTGAAGAAGTTATTTCAATGAAGCGAGCTGTTTACGGCGAATTTTCGGTGCCTGTTGCAAAGACCATTAACAGCTATGCAATTCTATTGGCCAAGCATGCGCGTATGAAAGATGCTCTTCGCAATTACGAGCTCGCCAAATCCACTTATCAAAAAGCTCCTCCTGCTCTCATTGTAGATCCTGAATTCGACGTCAAATGCAAATACGATGTGACCCTCATCAATCTCAATATTGCATCAATCTACTCGAAGAAAGGCGACCTTCAGCGAGCATTGACCTGCTACGAAGACGGTGTTACTGGTCTAGAGCAATACGAAGCTTCAATGGACGAGATCAGAGAAAGCGACTGTGTGATTGACGTTACTGCGAAGCATTCTTCACACAAACATCTAGTCGCAGCTCTGGGTCGCATTGGCTCGCTTAAGCTAAAACTTGGTGACAATGAAGGTGCGCTGGAAGCCTACCTATCTCTAATCGAacaagtcgacgaagacagtCCTATTGCTTCGTACACGGAACAAGCGAAAGCGCACATTAAATGCGCGACTATCTTTCGACAGCGCAACGGTGAAAAGAATCGGGATGAGTCGATATCGCATTTAAAGGAGGCCCTTCGAATGTACAAAGCTCTTTACGGAAACGAGCACAAAGATACAACTGCAATTTCCACATCATTGAAGCAATGGTTAGCAGAGGATAAGCAACCTCCCAATTAA